A window of Centropristis striata isolate RG_2023a ecotype Rhode Island chromosome 13, C.striata_1.0, whole genome shotgun sequence genomic DNA:
TTTTCAACAAGTCTTAAGTGAATGTggtaagaatatatatatatatatcatatgcGATCTAAATGATTTGATTctaataaaagataaaagacCCCAGAGACCCCATAGACCCACCTCTGTGTTCTGCTCCAGCAGCATCTGGTCCAGGATCGGCATCAGCCAGTCTTCAAACTTACAGTAGTTATCATTAGGCACCAACAGGTTCCCGATCCTAGAGACAGggaggaatatatatatatatatatatatatatatatatatatatatacacacacacacacacacacacacacacacacacacacacaggtgcatctcaataaattagactATGATAGAAAAgcttatttatgtcagtaattcaattcaaaaaggtgaaataacacattttatagatccattacacacagaatgaaacatttgtcatgtcttcatttatttattttattctaattataatgattatggcttacatttaatgaagacctaaaattcagtgtctcaaaaaatgtaatattacaaaagaccaattttaaaatgtctgtttaatatgtaaatgttgttctctgaaaagtttgtccatctatatgactcaatacttggttggggctgtttgacttgaactactgggaatggacttttacatcatattctgatttattgagatgcagctgttgctgttgctggtGCATCATGTGCTTTGTCATTCAGAGTGTAAAGAACATCTGTTATTGGTGACATACTCTGTGTAAAATGCCCCCTTTATGTCAGGAGCCCTGACTAGCACCACTGTGAGGATGTGAATATGGGAGGTGATCATCACTGTGAGGATGTGAACATGAGAGGTGATCATCACTGTGAGCATGTGAACATGAGAGGTGATCATCACTGTGAGCATGTGAACATGAGAGGTGATCATCACTGTGAGCATGTGAATATGAGAGGTGATCATCACTGTGAGGATGTGAACATGAGAGGTGATCATCACTGTGAGCATGTGAATATGAGAGGTGATCATCACTGTGAGCATGTGAACATGAGAGGTGATCATCACTGTGAGCATGTGAATATGAGAGGTGATCATCACTGTGAGGATGTGAACATGCGAGGTGATCATCACTGTGAGGATGTGAATATGAGAGGTGATCATCACTGTGAGGATGTGAACATGAGAGGTGATCATCACTGTGAGGATGTGAACATGAGAGGTGATCATCACTGTGAGGATGTGAATATGAGAGGTGATCATCACTGTGAGGATGTGAATATGGGAGGTGATCAGTAGTTGCTGACCTGTTGATGCCTTTCAGGCGGAGCGCCTTGCCAGACAGGTTGAACTCTCCCAGGTAGGTGTGAGCCAGACACTTGATGAAATCCTCCTCGATGCCTCCAGCTGTAGTTACTATCACATCCACCTAACAGAGTGGAGAGACAGAACATGATAAAACTTCCCTACGTCTGTCTGACTGGTTGATTgttttagaccaggggtctcaaactcaaattacctgggggccgctggaggcagtgtcaaaatgaccaaaaaaagacacaaaatgacagaaaaaaactaaattacttaaaagacacaaaatgactacaaaaaagacacataaaatgaccaaaaaatacacagaattaccaaaaaaagacacaaaattattttaaaaaagacacaaaatgaccccaaaaagacacaatatgaccaaaaaagggcacaaaatgaccaaaaaaagacactaaattactaaaaaaaagacaaaaaataattttaaaaagacacaaaattaccaaaaaagtaattaaagggaccttctacacacaacacggtaaaatgccattcatataaaactcacattaaactttcatatcaaggtgggggccacaaaatatcgtcacgagggccacaattggcccgcgggccgccagttttaGATGTTTCCTGTACCGATGATAAGTTTTGTACCATTTTGTGCTGGACCAGGTAGCGGATGCTCTCTCTGACTCCGGAGCTGATCAGGTTGGAGGTGTAGCCCAGGAAGATGGTGCAGCCAGACTTACTGCGATGTTCATCACAATCTTTAGATTCTTTTCCTTCTTCCTCCTTCACCACCTCCAGACGCTTCTCTATCTGTGGAGGCAGCACACAACAACCGTCAACTTcagagattatatatatatattatggcatgccgttcaggaaattaatccttgaatatattgaatgaagcttgaatatatggaatgaattcttgaatatcaatatattcaaagattcattccatatattcaaggattaatttcctgaacggcaagccataatatatatatatatatatatatatatatatacacacacacacactatatataatactgtataacaggagaaccttatttttatttttaataaaaaattttaattaaaataggccaatctttttctgaaataaatatatttatatgagaaaagaataatgaacattacaaaagaactaaatatgacaatagTAAGggccctagtaagggcagcagtTTATATAtatggagtaaaagtacaatatttacctctaaatgtagtggttAGGTTAGAGGTAATGTAGTCCAAATattatttaagtacagtacttagtaaatgtacttagttactttccaccactgcattcaGGAAGAAATCCCAGAAACAAAACCCACAGAACCTGCGTTAATAAAACCATCTTAATGACCAGCGGTTAACTGTGTCCCACCATGACGTTGATCTCCTGGACGGCCAGCCCCAGGCTGCTGGCCTGGAAGCCCGTGGTGATGTAGGACTTGAGGACGGCCTCCAGGTCGACTCCCTGGTTGAAGTCGTAGCCTTTGATCTTGGGCATGTCGTCCGGCAGCTCACAGCTGGGCATGAGGACCGCCTCCATGGCAacagagggggcgtggcctgccATCTctactgcaaaaacaaaaacatgctggTTAAGGTAATCAGCTGCAGAGTTTAGGGGTTTTCTCTGAACCTggagattcattttgcagaATTCTACATGGAGAGTTTAAGTTTTTACCTAATTATTTGTAATAAGAGTCCCACACCTTCCTGCCATATACTGCTATATATTTTGagtcaaaatgagagaaaaaagttaaaatgagaaaaaaagtcaaagtcacgaaaaaaagtcaaagtcacgaaaaaaagtcaaagtcacgaaaaaaagtcaaagtcacggaaaaaagtcaaagtcacgaaaaaaagtcaaactgaggaaaaaaaaattggaagtcacgtaaaaaaagtaaaaatgagaaaaaagtcaaactgagaaaaaaaaaattggaagtcacgaaaaaaaagtaaaaatgagaaaaaaagtaaaaatgagaaaaaagtaaaaatgagaaaaaaaagtcgaagtcaaggaaaaaaagtcaaaatgagaaaaaagtcaaactgagaaaaaaattgaagtcacaaaaaaaaggaaaaatgagaaaaaagtcaaaatgagaaaaaagtcaaaatgaggaaaaaaaactcgaagtcaaggaaaaaaagtcaaaatgagaaaaaagtcaaaatttaaaaaaaagttgaagtctcgaaaaaataatcaaaattagaaaaaagtcaaaatgagaaaaaaaatttaataaaaatgtcaacaaaaaaacaccaacaactctgggaggagtagtcaacCGAAAAACCACgtaagaaacggaagaataaaatctaggcTTCAGCCCGGTGGAGAGTAGATAGTCGCTCTTTAAAGCACACTCAATGAATtgttaaatgttcctttcctttattcttccttatatctattttactgtcaaataatcaacttttcatgtgataaaaacagaaaccctttttcagcttcgTGAGGGGCATTtagtggcgtcttctcttctttttattgttgttgttgttgttgttgttttcaacacaaaccactgagtcacacactagagcagctggagccaaaagctgcttctcctccatttagtcagtttttactaagagcatgatggaaaaactgctaaaagaatctagttgtagtcttgtaaatagactgacagtctgtctaaaacatcagtgtgagactagaaactctaaacactAAATGTCTTTAGATGGGAGCAGATGGGACACCAGTGTTTTACACCAGTCTTTTACAAATCTTTTAAAGTCTTCTCATGTATAAGGAGCATTAAAGTCTGACTTCATGACTGAGTTTACCAGCTGCAGATCAACTGTCTAATGTATGAATATCTCTAAAATAAAGAGCATAAACCTTCATGTATTAACTCAAGTCAGCATCACTGAATATATgatataatctataataaaaagCTCTTCAAACGGCCTCCGGGTGCTTTCAGGTGTTTGTTATCAGGctgtttttcctgtttattaacattttagagTTATAATTATATAACAGAACAAACTGTAAAACGCCCATCAACATCCAGTTTAACCAGCTTCAGATTTAATTTGTTTCTGTAAACACAATTGTATAGTagcttaaccctataaagcctgaaccatgaaataattgccagaaaattcaatttttgtaaaaactgagtgcttatttacctgctgacgaattttaagaaataaataaattgcatatatgaattctaatttgtatcatatttgatacatcaggtctttttgtgcaatttgttgctcacagtttgtttttctcgaactaacaaaaacatataaaccctaacatttttaacttattaagactttgacttttcctttttcctcaaacatgcaaaatacatattttttccatataacacaacatcatacatctgctgatatgaagttttttaatgcagcaatgactgatccactcgtggaacctgcatatcatttttgctacatctggtatttttgtgcaatttgttgctcagtttgtttatcttcaaaaattactgtatctaatatgatacacttggctttatagggttaagaaaAGTATTTAGTGCCCTTTATGTTATAgatatggtttaaaaaaaagactacatTAACTATTTAACTTACtgacacacagaaagaaaagtatAACTGCAGCATTCAGAGCCTTAATGTGGCATGTTGTTAGTTAGCATACAAGCTAACTGTGAGCTAACTATATTACTGACTGTAATCGGGACTAAACATTCAAATTTGGAGGTGAAAACTTACCGAGTGATGAAGAGGAGTCACCTGATGAAGATGTTGTGTTATAATCTGCTGTCACCggatataaaacataaacagacTCCAGCTAGTGAAGGTTAGCATtactgcaacaacaacacatgtaGCAACCTGCTGCAGGAAGCGGCTACGGAGAGCAAAGAGGGACAAACAGCACCAGAGCGAgtcagcagcacatacacaggAACATCTaaaaacattagaatatcatgaaaaagttcagtattttaagtcagtcatttcagaaagtgaaactcatatattatatagatttataacacgtagagtgaaatatttcaagcctgtttttcttgtaaatttgtaatttttttctcttaactgtcatttttttcttttaaattcgatttttttatcataaatttgagatttttttctctcgtaaatatgaatttttctcatgaatttttagatttttattatcatgaatttgtattttttttctcgtaaatttgtatttttctcctgcattttaaaatttttttatcatgaatttgtatttttttgtcttaaattttggattttttacttgtaaatttacaattttttttctgatgaatttgagtttttttctcttgaatttatgattttttttctcttaaatttgtcatttttttcttgtacatttgaattttttatcatgaatttgagattttttctctcataaatttgtatttttctcatgaatttttcgatttttttttatcacaaatttgtattttttttgttttaaatgtttgatttttttctcttaaatttgtgatttttttctcacataatttgtgatttttttctcttaaatgtgtcattttttcttgtaaatttgaattGCTTATCATAAATGTGAGATTTTATTCTCtcgtaaatgtgtatttttctcatgaatttttagatttttttatcatgaatttgtatttttttcgtaaatttgtcagttttttcttgtaaattttgatgtatagaaatgaacagactttagaagcctgacatttgtgtttaaaatctctttttttttttttactgatctcatgtaatattctaattttctgagacactgagttttgtgttttcattctctctaagccagaatcatcaaaattacaagaaaaacaggcttgaaatatttcactctatgtgtaatgaaactttttcacaatattcaatttttttaggTTTAAACTATTTCATATACAGCCGGCTGTATGACACAACATTTTACCAGCTCATCATGTGGTTTGCAGGTAAAATATAACCCtataaatcatgggtctcaaactggcggcccgtgggccaattgtggccctcgtgatgatattttgtggcccccaccttgatatgaaagtttaatttgagttttatatgaatggtactttaccgtgttgtgtgtagaaggtccctttaattacttctttttggtaattctgtgtcttttcttttggtaattctgtgtctctttttaataattgtgtgtctttttttagttattttgtgtcttttttggtaattttgtcttttaaaaaataattttgtgtcttttttggtaattctgtgtcttttttttgtggttatttagtttctttttttaagtaattcagtttttttctgtcattgtgtgtcttttctggttcattttgtgtctttttttagtaattttgtgtatttattggtaattttgtgtctattttaaataatgttgtgtcttttttggtcattttgtttctttttttagtaattttgtgtatttttttgttaatttcgtgcctttttaaaataactttgtgtctttttttgataattctgtgtcttttttaaataattttgtttctttttttaagtaatttatttttgtagtcattttgtgtcttttcctgtcattttgtgtctttttttagttattttgtgtattttttggtaattttgtgtattttttaaataattctgtgtcttttttggtaattctgtgtctttttttggtcattttgttttctttttttaagtaatttagttttttatagtcattttgtgtctttttttagtaattttgtgtcttttttgggtcattttgatactgcctccagcggcccccaggtaatttgagtttgagacccctgctatatAGCAACTAGAATTTACAGttttcagctaaatgtaaaaCCAGTAACAATATTTCCAACACATtgaatcaacttaataaaagGGGCGGAGTTagctgctgctccttctgcAGACAGCAAACTCACGTCTAAAGGTGGAAGCATGAAGCCGATCATGTTTGATCGGCGGAGGCTCTGAAGAGATGAGTGATGTTTGTGACATTTCATCTCTGAGCCGTCTGACCTTTAATATCACAGACGCTTTCAACTCCTCCAACAGGGAATAAAAGGAGGTCCAGGAGAGAGCGGAGAGCCAGGAGCGACTCTGACTCCTCAACTACAGAGCTCACTGGAACACTACTGCACATCATTCTaggaggaccaggaccaggaccaggaccaggaccaggaccaggaccaggatctGGACTGGAGGAATGTCAGGGAagatgtgcagcagcaacagtgtTATTCAGGCCCAGAAGCTGGTGGAGCAGCTGCGGGTGGAGGCGGGCATGGAGAGGATCAAGGTCTGTAACAATCTGGATCAGCTCATAGCTGCATTAGTGGaggattttacatttaaaaaaaaaatatttcatcagCTCGCTTTccattttaaccctctagagtccatgaaaccacctgcacattaacttcttcatgacgtgaagacataaaatgaagcaacatcatgtttgcaatatttaaaattctgtgttttgaaacataattttcaagatcagattttatgttttcctttgtttgttcaaaattttgttcaagtaagtcaaagttaattaTCAGGGCATAAAGgagaggtaacgctgaaaacactgataccaacatggcatggtgatgagttttaacagattttttaacagattttttaacagacatagccgaagatttcagagggttaaaatgttatatttgaatgtacttctatatttttcctaaatattttatctgcttgttttttagtctctaatgtttatatttgaatgtgattttatatataatttatcataaatgcatcatcatCAACCTGAACTGAACCAAATCAGATCGCTTATTATATTatctacagaatacgaaaacgcaggaagatttctgaaaaagggagatgtaacagttgtTTTCCTCCAGTGTGATTATTCCAGTGTTGTCCTCCTCCCAGCAGATCTCCCTGACGGCAGCAGACCTGGTCCGGTTCTGTCAGGACCACCGGCGCAGCGACCCTCTGATCACCGGCATCACCGCCTCCTCCAACCCCTTCAAAGACAAGAAGAGCTGCGTGCTGCTCTGATGGTCGgaccacagacagacacacaacagactCACAACAGACTcacaacagacagacacacaacagactCACAACAGACTCACAACAGACAGACTCACAACAGACTCACAACAGACTcacaacagacagacacacaacagactGTCAGAGatagaaacacacaacagactCACAACAGACTCACAACAGACAGACTCACAACAGACTCACAACAGACTCACAACAGACTcacaacagacagacacacaacagactCACAACAGACTcacaacagacagacacacaacagactCACAACAGACTCACAACAGACTCACAACAGACAGACTCacaacagactcacacacaacagacacacaacagactgtcagagagagaaacacacaacagactCACAACAGACAGGCACACAACAGACTCACAACAGACAGactcacaacagacacacacacaacagacacacaacagactgtcagagacaaaaaaattcaTGTAAATTTATGatctttttctcttaaatttgtgattttttttctcacataatttgtgatttttaaaaaaaatcataatattgtactttttctcttaaatttgtgattttttttatataaagttgaatttttttctcgtaaatttgtgattttttttctcttaaatttgtgattttttttctcttaaatttgtgatttttttcacataaagttgaatttttttctcgtaaatttgtgattttttctcgtaaatttgtgatttttttctcacgtAATTTGTGATTTCTCTATcataatattgtactttttctcttaaatttgtaattttttttctcgtaaatttgtgatttttttctcgtaaatt
This region includes:
- the dhps gene encoding deoxyhypusine synthase, whose translation is MAGHAPSVAMEAVLMPSCELPDDMPKIKGYDFNQGVDLEAVLKSYITTGFQASSLGLAVQEINVMIEKRLEVVKEEEGKESKDCDEHRSKSGCTIFLGYTSNLISSGVRESIRYLVQHKMVDVIVTTAGGIEEDFIKCLAHTYLGEFNLSGKALRLKGINRIGNLLVPNDNYCKFEDWLMPILDQMLLEQNTEGTRWTPSKMIHRLGKEINNPESVYYWAYKNDIPVFSPALTDGSLGDMLYFHSFKNPGLVLDIVEDIRRMNSQAVFAKRTGMIILGGGLVKHHICNANLMRNGADHAVFVNTGQEFDGSDSGARPDEAVSWGKIRTDAKPVKVYADASLVFPLIVAQTFALHKDKLTAGKTTD
- the LOC131983830 gene encoding guanine nucleotide-binding protein G(I)/G(S)/G(O) subunit gamma-7-like; the encoded protein is MSGKMCSSNSVIQAQKLVEQLRVEAGMERIKISLTAADLVRFCQDHRRSDPLITGITASSNPFKDKKSCVLL